A segment of the Ipomoea triloba cultivar NCNSP0323 chromosome 1, ASM357664v1 genome:
GATTTGAGCTCAGTTTTTAATCATTTGATGATTTCCCATGTCTTAAAATTTACAAAGAAAACATGGCTGAGCTTGATCAATGATCAATGGAAGATTTGTTGGTTTTTTGGGTGTTTTATTCATGATCTTGATGGTTCTTGAAACTAAGATGAAAGTTGGCAATGATCTGTACGTGTTTCTGGCtttttttgctttcttttgGATCAATCAATGATTTGCAGCTTCTTGGCATTTGATCGATTGTTGTAATTGCTTCGTTAAACTGCAGGTTGAATCATCTCCGGCAACAATCGCAGAGAATGTCGCGCCGGAAGTTGAGGTGAAGCCAGCGCCGGCGGCGGAAGAAACAACGCCGGAAGTTGCAGAGCCCGCGGCGGAGAAGCCAGCAGTTGAAGAAGAAGCGGAGACGCCGGCAGCTGCAGCTGTGGCTACACCGACCGAAGAGGCGGTGACCGTAGTCTTCGAGGCTggggaggaggaagaagaagtgGCCAAGGTAAGAGAGGCAGAATTGAAGCTCCATTTCTCATacgcacatttatgtttatatatattacatgctaAACAGGCCCCTTCAGGTAAAGGGGCCCGATTATTTTGATGGGTTCTAAACAACGCGTGGACTGAAGTCTATTTTTATACTGTGTGACGTGGAGATTCAAATCCATGACCTTTGACATGGTTCTAATACCAGATTAGAgctattgtattatattatattaaagtgctcaaattataattgtacagattacataaattataaatatatataatagacatttatatttatatatattatatgctcaacaggcAGTAGCCGAGGAGGAAACTCCGGCGGCTGAAACCAAGCCCGAGGAAGATGCAGCTGTGGCTTCACCGACCGAAGATGACAGCGTAGTCTGAAGTTACAGATGAGAAAGCTGCAGAGAAAATTGGTGGTGGATGGTTGTGCTGAGGTGTTTTTAGACTTTGCATGTCTTAGAGTTAAGGTTGGGTTAAGTTCTATTTATATTTGCTGCTATTatgcttttttattattattatagttatgttatgaattataGTGGAGGAGAATTTGTAATGTCTGTCATCACTTGGGTCAGTATCAGATGAGGTTTGCTGTGATTTGATGAGATGAGATGTGGTATGGTCATTTTGGAGCTTTGGcacataataaattttattagtttatgtttttctttaccTTTTGACACTTACATTTGTCACATCTGCATTGAACTAAGAATAATCTAATCAAATTTTGATGAAGTTTTACTCATAAAATAACTCTCTAAAGCGTGTTTATCTTTATTCTAAATTGGATCCAGTCCAATTCGACATCAATTCTTTTTAAAAGTAGCTTGATTTACTTTGattacttcttctttttttttatgggaGTATAATGAAGTGGTAATAAGAAGATTAGTCATCCTAACTTTAAATGTTATGTTCGCTAATAATATTCCATTCATAGATTATTGTCGCTAACTTGATTGACGTAATTCACGTCCATTATATTCACGAGATTGATGTAACTCATGGTCTCATGTCTACTGATGAATCAAATCATatgattataaaattttcattagatCAATTATACAGtgactcattattattattttttatttttattacggagtatttttctAAATGCACAAATTGAGAGAAGCAGGTAAATCTCAATAATTACGGACAAGTatactcttaaaaaaaaaacagaaaattaattacaatatccTATTAAAAGGAAATTGAGTTGAAATTTCATCCATCTTATATATAGTGAGTTGTCATTGGGCCAAATAGAAGTTCCCTTGTCTAAACAATCAGATTTTGTTAGACATATCAAAAGTTTATCAAATGTGGAGGCCAGGTAGGCAACCGAACTCGTGACATTCGGTGTAAGAATCatattatcaaatttaaaactgAATAAtctattttaaatttaacaataaCATGTCATATCAacatttagtaaaaaaaatttgttcatCCATACTAATTTTTAAActaacaattttaaattatttttgttaaacCTCCGCCGCCCAAGACGGGTATTAACTAACCCTTATGAACGTAGTATCACTGCCCGAAAGGAGCCCTAAAATGTCTTCGGGCGGCACCTCTAAGACCGTTGTTTTCACTTTCCACATCCTTAATTTGACCAAGATTTGTCAGGAAATCAACACATTTATTACTTTCTCTCAATAGTCAACACATATTAAAAAGTGTGTGTAATATCaacatatttttgaaatattattcaaATAGGACCGACCAATACTAGATTCAACTCGAATCAATTCATCATTTTCATCTCAAAATCAAAAGGGGAGTTAAAGAAAGAAACGGTCAGGCTGAGAAACGCCTAACTTTTGAATTTAAagctctttctttctttttaacgGTTCATTTTTGAatcatttctcattttctcctTTCATTTCTCCCAATTACACTATCTTTCATAGCCATGAAGATGATCAAAGCCATGAAGAAGCTCAAGTTCTGGtccagaaagaagaaaaaaaagctCATCATAAAACCTCCTTCCACCTACCACATCCCACCCCCTCCTCCGCGCcgcccaccaccaccaccgccgccgTGCTGCCACTGCTACTATTACCCGTACAGCCCCGTCGAGCCGTCTGCCCCGCCGCTGCCCCCCGGCGTCGACTTCGAGGAGGAAACCCACGACACCATTCTGCTGGCAGAAGAAGACTACATCTCCTTCACTGAAAAAAATTCACGAGACGTCGATGATGATCCAACGAGCCCGCCGCCGGAAAAGATTGCAGAGAGTTATCAGAAGTATATGGATCCGAGTCCGGTGTATGGAGTTCCGGCGCCGGCAGCCGGAACGGCGATCATAAGGGAAAGAGGTGCGGGCGGATTCGGGTGCGTGATTGATGTCGGGTTTCACCTGTTCCGTTGTTTCTTCCCGTGTTTTCACGTACGAGAATTCAAGTGACCGGAGATTCATGTGCGGCGGCGCAGGTTGATCGAGTTCGTCGTGAATGTGCGTTATAATGAGAATTATTAATGCGGAGATTATAAGGCAAGATTGAAGGCTGTAATCATATTTGAGTATTTTGATTTTCACTTCTCTAGTGGTTCCCAAAAGCTAATTCATATTTtgatatcttatatatatataatattatattataatacaaCAATATATAGGTATAGATTTGTTTTATTGCAATTTCTAtagttttttaataataagaataCTAACTATTTTGACTTGTAGGCCAATCATAGCTGAGTTGATCCGATAGTTTGTTTGGGTAACTACAATGTTTTAGATTTGATTATATGAGAATCGCCTATTAGTCTTATAATCTTGAGTCGGTCACTCGGTAAGCTATACACAACTTAGACTAGTGGCGGGCTTCATCAAGATGGCTACATTTCGGTGCGGCtcagctatgagcaacctaAAATAATTTACTTCACTGTTGTCATTTGCCGGCTAGAGTTATAAGGCATACTTCACTCAAAGTGCATATTGCGTAGTGTTTGCGGATTGTTCATTAAATCTTTTTTCTTGAACCGGTCTATGGACAAAATAAGTTAATTTACCCTATTCTAATTCTTTGTCAGGTAGGATTACAATACAAGTTTTACCTAAAGTGCACATACACTTATATATCAACACCAAAGAATATTAACTATTCTAAAAGAGGTGACAAACTAATGATCAAACTTGACACACAGAGTTTTCCAGCTCGATAACTCGATACTATATACATAATGGGGGTatttggcaaacggctgataaCTTATAgttgatagctggttggtttagctagtagttgatggctgattgcgttaactggtttgaccagctggttgtattagctggttataaaaaactgtttggtaaattagctgtttactagtagctgattgaatgtaaaatgtcatttaagggtatgagtgtattgtattatttcaacctttaaatataacaagaagataaactcttattaataaataattatataatttggatatcatctatactttttttaagggcataagttaattatttgtgtttatttaactcttattaaattatacgcgtattctaaaacaatttttgttacgtatttattttctattattattattaaaaataacaaaccccgtttattattattattattattattattattattataaaataacaaacacaccacccatttaaaagtaaatcacattgatttcaaaggataaaatagtcaatatacccattgttcTCAACAAgctaatacaaaaagctacattcattaacttttcaattttcagcttattgacccaataagccaaggctaataagccatttaccaaacacttcaaaatatcttattggttggtcaaacagctaaactttgtcaaataagttaaaatttgccttataa
Coding sequences within it:
- the LOC116027779 gene encoding uncharacterized protein LOC116027779, whose translation is MIKLSDWSFLLISQRNSQAIKLPPFLACPHCTILFPSPSNLPMATVEVESSPATIAENVAPEVEVKPAPAAEETTPEVAEPAAEKPAVEEEAETPAAAAVATPTEEAVTVVFEAGEEEEEVAKAVAEEETPAAETKPEEDAAVASPTEDDSVV
- the LOC116027740 gene encoding leucine-rich repeat extensin-like protein 3, which encodes MKMIKAMKKLKFWSRKKKKKLIIKPPSTYHIPPPPPRRPPPPPPPCCHCYYYPYSPVEPSAPPLPPGVDFEEETHDTILLAEEDYISFTEKNSRDVDDDPTSPPPEKIAESYQKYMDPSPVYGVPAPAAGTAIIRERGAGGFGCVIDVGFHLFRCFFPCFHVREFK